One genomic segment of Esox lucius isolate fEsoLuc1 chromosome 15, fEsoLuc1.pri, whole genome shotgun sequence includes these proteins:
- the lbh gene encoding protein LBH (The RefSeq protein has 3 substitutions compared to this genomic sequence), whose amino-acid sequence MSVYSPQIYCPVFVPSGDMTEVMISSTPMEDMRLSPRKDRLSFQIFPDPSDFERYCKLKDRLPSIVVEPTEGEVESGELRWPPGEFTVSEEEEENHGKSQTGQPTQNNQH is encoded by the exons CCCTGTGTTTGTGCCGAGCGGAGACATGACTGAGGTGATGATCAGCAGCACCCCCATGGAGGATATGAGGCTGAGCCCCAGCAAGGACCGGCTCTCCTTTCAG ATCTTCCCGGACCCCTCCGACTTTGAGCGATATTGTAAGCTGAAAGATCGTCTGCCCTCCATTGTAGTGGAGCCCACAGAGGGGGAAGTGGAGAGCGGAGAGCTGCGCTGGCCTCCTGAGGAGTTTATTGTCagtgaagaagaggaggaaaatcATGGGAAAAGCCAAACCGGACAGCCAACGCAGAACAACCAGCACTAG